Part of the Halorhabdus utahensis DSM 12940 genome, GCCGAGATCTCGTCTGTATTCTTCAGCGCCCGTCGATTGGCCGTTTTGATGTCCGCCTCTGAGAGGGGAGATTCACTCGCGCCGAAGACGGTCTCGCTGACGGTTCTCGGTCCCATCACACTGCTTAACGCAGGAACGCTTGCCAGTGCGAACGACGTAGACGCCAGCGAGAGGAACTTTCGTCGACGCATATTATAAAGTCTCCAATCCGATTATCATATCAGTCTTTCTATCCTGCTATCACATTCGCATGTTCGTGTCGGCTGAGTGGCCCCATGCTCGGGACAACCCGTTTTCGCCAAGCCGCCGCAGTGGTGTGGGTCTTCTCTTGATTAACGACGGATGCAAGTGCACATTTCGCGTGGGCATTTTCGACCGGTGGTGTGTCCAGGCAGGTGGCGTTCTCGTCGCCGATGGTATCCGTAGAACGGAAGCTTTTATTTCTATGTCTACAACCAATTCACACATGTCGCTGTCAAGAGACGCGCTCCTATTCAGTATCCTTCTTATGGTGGGAGCAGTACAAGCCGAAATTGCAAGTGGTGGTTCCTCAACTACCGCAACAGACTCCGCCAACATCGCGTTTTTTCTGGGCCTAACCGCACTGTTCGGAAGCGCTATTTCGTCACTATACTCCCCCAGCCAGGATGTTGAGCCTGAGTCCGCCGAGTGAAACAGGCTGCTACTGCGCTGATCTGCCCCTTCTGATGTTCGCACGCGATACCTCGCCCGTCCGAATCACTCCACGGGCTCGATCTGTACCGTCGCCCCGTCGTCGAGATCCGCCAGCGGACGCACGTCTTCGATCCGCGCGAGTGGCGCGACCGGGGCCGCCGCTTTCGGCGTCCCGTCGGCACTCGCCGGCGTCGGGCCCCAAAACAGTGCGATCGCCTCGCCACTCGCCCAGTAGGCGATCGTGCCGATCGGCACTTCCTCGCTCGTCCTCTCGGGTTGGCCGTCCAGACTCGCGTCGAAGTACAGTTCGTCACCCCACCGGGCCGCCTGCCCTTCGACTGGAAGCGCGTCGACGAGCGCTCCCCGGAGGTCGGGATTGTCCTCGAGCCATTCGGCTTCGAGCGTCCGATCGTCGACGGTGAGTTCGAGGTCCGACATCAGTTCCGGGTAGGCCTCCGTCTCCCTTGTAGCTGTACGGTCGTAGCGGGCATCTTGCCCCACTCACGCCTGATCAGCCCGGCATTCGATGTCGACGGACCCGTCGCTGGATCGAACCGCCGGTACGGCATCCGTCGCCGAGGCAGCGACCGCCGTGTCGAACCGATACTTTTCTCCAATGACCGGTTGGTGGTGGAATATGGTGGTGACGGACTCGATCCTGTCGGTGGGGGGTAGCGAGCGGTCTAACGGTCGGTGGTGGGTTCGCCTTTCGCTCTTCGGTGGCCTGATCGCCGGTATCGTGACGGTCATCTCGATCGTCTCGTTTCGGCCGGAGCAGTTCTCGGTCGCCACCGATGTCTACGCCCGGGCGGGCCGGGCAATGCTGGATGGCGAGGCGGTCTACGCCGTGAGTCCGGCCGACAATCCCGGATACACGTTCAGGTACCCACCTGTCATCGCCGCGCTCGCGATCGGGTACGGCCTCATCGGCTCGTCCGCCGCCTACCTCACGCAGGTCGGCGTCAACCTGCTCGCACTCGGTGGCCTCGCGTGGCTCGTCCTGGATCGACTCCCATCGCTGGATCGGCTCGACCGGCGGCTCGCCGCCCTCACGATCATTGCCGCGGGGCCAGTCACCAGTACGTTCGTGATGGGACAGATTTCACCGGTGATTGCTCTCTGTGTGGGTGGTGGATTTCTCATCGCCCTCGCGGACCGCGTTCGGGCCGCCGGGGTCGGATTCGGAGTTGCGGCGCTCACCAAAGTCTATCCCGGCGGGACGTGGGCCTGGCTGTTTGCCCGGCGTTCCTGGCGAGCGCTCGCCGTCGCGAGCGGGGTCCTGGCTGTCGGGTGGCTGGCGAATCTCGCGGTCGGCATCGAGTTGACCCACTCCTACGTCACGACGGTCTTACTCGAAGAGTCCTCGACAGCCGTCTTCGCGGGTGGGCCGCCGCTTCGACCGGCCTATGTGACCGTGATGCGTCCGCTGTCGGCACTGGGCGTCTCGGGTCCGTGGCTCTGGATCGGGGCTGGTGCTATCGTCGGCCCGCCAGTGCTCGCGTGCTACCGTCGACTCGACGAACCGGCCGGTGCCGAAACGGCCTTTCTCGCGACGGTTATCGGTCTGCTGGCGGTCGTCCCGTTGGAATGGTTTTACTTCACGATCGCTGTCGCGCCGCTCGTTCTGGTCGCCTACCGGATCGAGACCCATCCGGCAGTGGTCGTCCTCGCGATCGGCACACTCTTGCTCTGGGTCGTCGTCCCACCTGCGTCCCTGGCCATGCTGGCGAGCGATCTGCCGGCCGGCCTCAGTGGGGCCATCGAATGGCTGGCTGTGGACGTCTTCCGACGGGTTCAGCCCCCGCTGATCGGCGCGTTCCTCGTGCTCGGTGCCTGTGTCTGGGTCCAGCACGACCTGGCGCGCGGCCGGGCCGTCTGTCGCGGGACGGCCGACGAGGAGACGTCGTTCACTCCGGACTGAGACGGTCGGTGCTTACAATCGTTCGAGCAGGCGCTCCCGCAACTCCGCGACATCCTCGGCGACGACATCCGGGATCGAGCGGTCGATGTCGTTGTGGACGCCGGTGAAGCCGATCGTAAACGCACCGGCCGCTTTCGCCGCGCTCGCGCCGTTCGTCGAGTCCTCGATCGCAATACAGTCAGTGGGATCCTCGCCGGCAAGCTCGGCGGCCCGCTCGTAGACGTCGGCCGCCGGCTTGCCGCGTTCGACATCGGCCGCGCTGACGATCGCGTCGAAATCGTCTTCGAGATCGAACCGGTCGAGCACGACGTCGATCCAGTGGTGTGGCGAGGAGGTCACCAGCGAGACGCTGTTGCCCTCGGCGCGAACGTCCCGGAGGAGTTCGGGAACGCCCGCGACGATCTCGGCCTCCTCGCCGTAGATCTGTCGGCCCGCTTCCTCGAAGAGTTCGAGAAATTCCTCGCGAGAGATCGCCGCGCCGTAGTTGTCGTCGAGGTAGTCGTAGATCTCGCGGTAGTACATGCCCGTGGTCTCCTCTGGCGGGACCTCCTGATCGGGGACCGTCGCCGGGTAGATGTCCTCGCTCTCGTGGCGCTTCCAGTGGGCCTCGGAACTGACGATCACGCCGTCCATGTCACAGAGGACTGCAGTCATACTTCAACGTTCGCCAGGCGAGACAAAGCCGTGGCGGTTCGTGGGTGGCCGAGCAACGGTGTCGCTGTGAGTCTCGTCAGTGTCCCTGGATCGCGTCGACGACCATCGCGGCGGCCACGATCGGCTCCCGGGGGACGTCGCTCGTATCGTCGATGACGATGTCGTAGCGGTCTTTCAGCGAGAGTTCGCCGTCGATCCGTCCGACGTGGTCGCCGTCGAGGTCCGTGATCTCGTATTTGTGTGGAATCCAGCCACCGAAGGGGACGTAGGCCCGCGCCAGCGTGACCAGCGCGCCCCGGGAGTTGATCTCCGCGAGTTTGGCCTC contains:
- a CDS encoding HAD family hydrolase; translation: MTAVLCDMDGVIVSSEAHWKRHESEDIYPATVPDQEVPPEETTGMYYREIYDYLDDNYGAAISREEFLELFEEAGRQIYGEEAEIVAGVPELLRDVRAEGNSVSLVTSSPHHWIDVVLDRFDLEDDFDAIVSAADVERGKPAADVYERAAELAGEDPTDCIAIEDSTNGASAAKAAGAFTIGFTGVHNDIDRSIPDVVAEDVAELRERLLERL
- a CDS encoding cyclophilin-like fold protein encodes the protein MSDLELTVDDRTLEAEWLEDNPDLRGALVDALPVEGQAARWGDELYFDASLDGQPERTSEEVPIGTIAYWASGEAIALFWGPTPASADGTPKAAAPVAPLARIEDVRPLADLDDGATVQIEPVE
- a CDS encoding glycosyltransferase family 87 protein; this encodes MVVTDSILSVGGSERSNGRWWVRLSLFGGLIAGIVTVISIVSFRPEQFSVATDVYARAGRAMLDGEAVYAVSPADNPGYTFRYPPVIAALAIGYGLIGSSAAYLTQVGVNLLALGGLAWLVLDRLPSLDRLDRRLAALTIIAAGPVTSTFVMGQISPVIALCVGGGFLIALADRVRAAGVGFGVAALTKVYPGGTWAWLFARRSWRALAVASGVLAVGWLANLAVGIELTHSYVTTVLLEESSTAVFAGGPPLRPAYVTVMRPLSALGVSGPWLWIGAGAIVGPPVLACYRRLDEPAGAETAFLATVIGLLAVVPLEWFYFTIAVAPLVLVAYRIETHPAVVVLAIGTLLLWVVVPPASLAMLASDLPAGLSGAIEWLAVDVFRRVQPPLIGAFLVLGACVWVQHDLARGRAVCRGTADEETSFTPD